The proteins below come from a single Tachysurus fulvidraco isolate hzauxx_2018 chromosome 13, HZAU_PFXX_2.0, whole genome shotgun sequence genomic window:
- the ddx11 gene encoding ATP-dependent DNA helicase DDX11 isoform X1: protein MEHDNAVSRFPFPFKPYPIQERFMAALYDALEQGKVGVFESPTGTGKSLSLICGALTWLKDYEEKKRQEAAKLLELAVSTSAVDGGEKYGDEITVEKKGSSTDGELDWVTDFVQKRADREMLNKLKDEELKRKRREARLELIRHNAQLKYAMKRKNSETEKLMQFSKQDTGSEEGPDGDEDDGLIVADYESDEDATTPKNRLCDDDSDDDDLEEEHVTKIYYCSRTHSQLAQFVHEVQKSPYRDTVSLVNLGSRQNLCINPEVTRLGTVQLINDRCMELQKNKHDKQSKVDTEPKRRRSAGKATCDFAGYEKMMTMRDEVLASVRDIEQLVQHGRDTHTCPYYSTRLAIPAAQMVVLPYQSLLHAATRKASGIKLKDQIVIIDEAHNLADTITALHSAEVNGSQLCRAHSQLSQYCERYRSRLKAKNLMYIKQILFVLEGLVRTLGGKAGMNPVAQSTQPGTELLTINDFLFRAQIDNINLFKVQRYFEKSLISRKLFGFSEKYEGSGVSTHTSFMNKENRRTEGLGRFLQGLQSKATDPVIHQGSVEDRPVMASPLMLVESFLFALSNANKDGRVVMEKQACLAQSSVKFLMLNAAVHFAQVLQECRAVIIAGGTMQPVSDFKEQLLLSAGVPNERIAQFSCGHVIPPENILPIILCTGPSGKELEFTFQTRDTPQMMEETGRVLSNLCNVVPGGVVCFFPSYEYERRILGHWESNGVLQRLAAKKKIFQEPKKASQVEQVLSEYSRCIQRCSNAGGGQSGALLFSVVGGKMSEGINFSDDLGRCIVMVGMPYPNIKSPELLEKMAYLDKHMPHLGGRSPGKDLIENLCMKAVNQSIGRAIRHRGDYACIVLCDRRYARTGTLQKLPEWIRSSTHTHSTFGPAFASIRKFFLEKRQTQH from the exons ATGGAGCACGATAACGCCGTGAGTCGCTTCCCGTTCCCCTTTAAGCCGTATCCGATCCAGGAGCGCTTCATGGCGGCGCTGTACGACGCGCTCGAGCAGGGCAAAGTGGGCGTGTTCGAGAGCCCCACCGGCACG GGGAAATCTCTGAGTCTGATCTGTGGAGCGCTGACATGGCTGAAAGACTACGAGGAGAAGAAACGACAAGAAGCTGCGAAGCTCCTGGAGCTCGCCGTGAGCACGAGTGCAG TAGATGGTGGAGAAAAATACGGAGACGAAATCACAGTGGAGAAGAAAGGGAGCAGCACTGATGGAGAGCTGGACTGGGTTACAGACTTTGTGCAGAAAAGAGCAGACAGGGAGATGTTGAACAAATTAAAG GATGAAGAATTgaaaagaaagaggagagaagcCCGACTTGAGCTGATCAGACACAACGCTCAGCTTAAATACGCCATGAAGAGAAAA AATAGCGAGACAGAAAAGTTAATGCAGTTCAGTAAGCAGGACACAGGATCAGAAGAAGGACCAGACGGAGACGAAGACGACGGGCTCATAGTTGCGGATTATGAAAGCGACGAAGACGCCACCACACCCAaaaacag GCTCTGTGATGATGACAGCGATGACGACGATCTGGAAGAGGAACACGTCACTAAG ATTTATTACTGCAGCCGTACACACTCACAGCTCGCCCAGTTCGTTCACGAAGTGCAGAAGAGTCCGTACAGAGACACGGTCAGCTTGGTTAATCTTGGGTCTAGACAG AATCTGTGCATTAATCCAGAGGTGACACGACTGGGAACCGTTCAGTTGATCAACGATCGCTGTATGGAgctccaaaaaaataaacatg ATAAGCAAAGCAAGGTGGACACGGAGCCTAAACGCCGCCGCAGTGCCGGCAAAGCGACCTGTGACTTTGCGGGTTATGAGAAGATGATGACGATGCGAGACGAGGTCTTGGCAAGTGTCAGAGACATCGAGCAGCTCGTGCAGCACggacgagacacacacacctgtccttATTACAGCACACGGCTGGCTATTCCTGCAGCCcag ATGGTGGTGTTACCGTATCAGTCGCTCCTTCATGCCGCGACTCGCAAGGCCTCCGGTATTAAACTGAAGGATCAGATCGTCATTATCGACGAGGCTCACAACCTCGCAGACACGATCACGGCACTGCACAGCGCTGAGGTCAATGGCTCACAG CTGTGCAGGGCTCACTCACAGCTCTCTCAGTACTGCGAGCGATACAG GAGCCGCCTGAAGGCCAAGAATCTGATGTATATCAAGCAAATCCTGTTTGTGCTGGAGGGGCTGGTGCGCACACTTGGAG GGAAGGCGGGCATGAATCCTGTGGCTCAGAGCACTCAGCCtg GAACCGAACTGTTAACCATTAATGACTTCCTGTTCAGAGCGCAGATCGACAACATCAACCTGTTCAAG GTGCAGAGATATTTTGAGAAGAGTCTGATCAGCAGAAAG ttgtttgGATTTTCTGAGAAGTATGAAGGGAGCGgtgtaagcacacacacaagctttatGAATAAGGAGAATCGCAGAACTGAAGGACTTGGCCGCTTCTTACAGGGCCTTCAGAGCAAAGCTACAG atCCAGTCATCCATCAGGGTTCAGTAGAAGACAGACCAGTTATGGCATCTCCTTTGATGCTTGTGGAAAGTTTCCTTTTCGCTCTCTCCAACGCCAACAAAGACGGAAGGGTGGTGATGGAAAAACAAG CGTGCCTGGCTCAGAGTAGTGTAAAGTTTCTTATGCTGAATGCAGCAGTGCATTTTGCACAAGTTCTTCAAGAATGCAGGGCCGTTATAATCGCTGGGGGAACCATGCAGCCT GTCTCAGACTTTAAGGAGCAGCTTCTCCTGTCAGCTGGAGTTCCTAATGAGCGCATTGCACAGTTTTCATGTG GTCATGTAATCCCTCCAGAGAATATTCTACCCATAATCCTCTGCACTGGACCTTCTGGAAAGGAGCTGGAGTTTACCTTCCAGACCAGAGATACACCACAGATG ATGGAGGAGACGGGCCGCGTTCTGTCCAACCTGTGCAATGTGGTTCCAGGAGGCGTGGTCTGTTTCTTCCCATCCTATGAGTATGAGAGGAGAATTCTGGGACACTGGGAGAGTAACGGAGTCCTGCAGCGACTTGCAGCCAAGAAGAAG attttcCAGGAACCAAAGAAAGCCAGTCAGGTGGAGCAGGTGCTGTCTGAGTACTCCAGGTGTAtccag CGATGCAGTAATGCTGGAGGTGGCCAGTCAGGGGCGCTGTTATTCTCTGTGGTTGGAGGAAAGATGAGTGAAGGGATTAACTTCTCAGATGATCTGGGCAG atgtATAGTGATGGTCGGAATGCCGTATCCCAACATCAAATCACCTGAACTTCTTGAGAAAATGGCATATTTAGATAAGCACATG CCGCATTTGGGTGGCAGAAGTCCAGGGAAGGATTTAattgaaaatctgtgcatgaagGCTGTCAACCAGTCAATAG
- the ddx11 gene encoding ATP-dependent DNA helicase DDX11 isoform X2, whose translation MEHDNAVSRFPFPFKPYPIQERFMAALYDALEQGKVGVFESPTGTGKSLSLICGALTWLKDYEEKKRQEAAKLLELAVSTSADGGEKYGDEITVEKKGSSTDGELDWVTDFVQKRADREMLNKLKDEELKRKRREARLELIRHNAQLKYAMKRKNSETEKLMQFSKQDTGSEEGPDGDEDDGLIVADYESDEDATTPKNRLCDDDSDDDDLEEEHVTKIYYCSRTHSQLAQFVHEVQKSPYRDTVSLVNLGSRQNLCINPEVTRLGTVQLINDRCMELQKNKHDKQSKVDTEPKRRRSAGKATCDFAGYEKMMTMRDEVLASVRDIEQLVQHGRDTHTCPYYSTRLAIPAAQMVVLPYQSLLHAATRKASGIKLKDQIVIIDEAHNLADTITALHSAEVNGSQLCRAHSQLSQYCERYRSRLKAKNLMYIKQILFVLEGLVRTLGGKAGMNPVAQSTQPGTELLTINDFLFRAQIDNINLFKVQRYFEKSLISRKLFGFSEKYEGSGVSTHTSFMNKENRRTEGLGRFLQGLQSKATDPVIHQGSVEDRPVMASPLMLVESFLFALSNANKDGRVVMEKQACLAQSSVKFLMLNAAVHFAQVLQECRAVIIAGGTMQPVSDFKEQLLLSAGVPNERIAQFSCGHVIPPENILPIILCTGPSGKELEFTFQTRDTPQMMEETGRVLSNLCNVVPGGVVCFFPSYEYERRILGHWESNGVLQRLAAKKKIFQEPKKASQVEQVLSEYSRCIQRCSNAGGGQSGALLFSVVGGKMSEGINFSDDLGRCIVMVGMPYPNIKSPELLEKMAYLDKHMPHLGGRSPGKDLIENLCMKAVNQSIGRAIRHRGDYACIVLCDRRYARTGTLQKLPEWIRSSTHTHSTFGPAFASIRKFFLEKRQTQH comes from the exons ATGGAGCACGATAACGCCGTGAGTCGCTTCCCGTTCCCCTTTAAGCCGTATCCGATCCAGGAGCGCTTCATGGCGGCGCTGTACGACGCGCTCGAGCAGGGCAAAGTGGGCGTGTTCGAGAGCCCCACCGGCACG GGGAAATCTCTGAGTCTGATCTGTGGAGCGCTGACATGGCTGAAAGACTACGAGGAGAAGAAACGACAAGAAGCTGCGAAGCTCCTGGAGCTCGCCGTGAGCACGAGTGCAG ATGGTGGAGAAAAATACGGAGACGAAATCACAGTGGAGAAGAAAGGGAGCAGCACTGATGGAGAGCTGGACTGGGTTACAGACTTTGTGCAGAAAAGAGCAGACAGGGAGATGTTGAACAAATTAAAG GATGAAGAATTgaaaagaaagaggagagaagcCCGACTTGAGCTGATCAGACACAACGCTCAGCTTAAATACGCCATGAAGAGAAAA AATAGCGAGACAGAAAAGTTAATGCAGTTCAGTAAGCAGGACACAGGATCAGAAGAAGGACCAGACGGAGACGAAGACGACGGGCTCATAGTTGCGGATTATGAAAGCGACGAAGACGCCACCACACCCAaaaacag GCTCTGTGATGATGACAGCGATGACGACGATCTGGAAGAGGAACACGTCACTAAG ATTTATTACTGCAGCCGTACACACTCACAGCTCGCCCAGTTCGTTCACGAAGTGCAGAAGAGTCCGTACAGAGACACGGTCAGCTTGGTTAATCTTGGGTCTAGACAG AATCTGTGCATTAATCCAGAGGTGACACGACTGGGAACCGTTCAGTTGATCAACGATCGCTGTATGGAgctccaaaaaaataaacatg ATAAGCAAAGCAAGGTGGACACGGAGCCTAAACGCCGCCGCAGTGCCGGCAAAGCGACCTGTGACTTTGCGGGTTATGAGAAGATGATGACGATGCGAGACGAGGTCTTGGCAAGTGTCAGAGACATCGAGCAGCTCGTGCAGCACggacgagacacacacacctgtccttATTACAGCACACGGCTGGCTATTCCTGCAGCCcag ATGGTGGTGTTACCGTATCAGTCGCTCCTTCATGCCGCGACTCGCAAGGCCTCCGGTATTAAACTGAAGGATCAGATCGTCATTATCGACGAGGCTCACAACCTCGCAGACACGATCACGGCACTGCACAGCGCTGAGGTCAATGGCTCACAG CTGTGCAGGGCTCACTCACAGCTCTCTCAGTACTGCGAGCGATACAG GAGCCGCCTGAAGGCCAAGAATCTGATGTATATCAAGCAAATCCTGTTTGTGCTGGAGGGGCTGGTGCGCACACTTGGAG GGAAGGCGGGCATGAATCCTGTGGCTCAGAGCACTCAGCCtg GAACCGAACTGTTAACCATTAATGACTTCCTGTTCAGAGCGCAGATCGACAACATCAACCTGTTCAAG GTGCAGAGATATTTTGAGAAGAGTCTGATCAGCAGAAAG ttgtttgGATTTTCTGAGAAGTATGAAGGGAGCGgtgtaagcacacacacaagctttatGAATAAGGAGAATCGCAGAACTGAAGGACTTGGCCGCTTCTTACAGGGCCTTCAGAGCAAAGCTACAG atCCAGTCATCCATCAGGGTTCAGTAGAAGACAGACCAGTTATGGCATCTCCTTTGATGCTTGTGGAAAGTTTCCTTTTCGCTCTCTCCAACGCCAACAAAGACGGAAGGGTGGTGATGGAAAAACAAG CGTGCCTGGCTCAGAGTAGTGTAAAGTTTCTTATGCTGAATGCAGCAGTGCATTTTGCACAAGTTCTTCAAGAATGCAGGGCCGTTATAATCGCTGGGGGAACCATGCAGCCT GTCTCAGACTTTAAGGAGCAGCTTCTCCTGTCAGCTGGAGTTCCTAATGAGCGCATTGCACAGTTTTCATGTG GTCATGTAATCCCTCCAGAGAATATTCTACCCATAATCCTCTGCACTGGACCTTCTGGAAAGGAGCTGGAGTTTACCTTCCAGACCAGAGATACACCACAGATG ATGGAGGAGACGGGCCGCGTTCTGTCCAACCTGTGCAATGTGGTTCCAGGAGGCGTGGTCTGTTTCTTCCCATCCTATGAGTATGAGAGGAGAATTCTGGGACACTGGGAGAGTAACGGAGTCCTGCAGCGACTTGCAGCCAAGAAGAAG attttcCAGGAACCAAAGAAAGCCAGTCAGGTGGAGCAGGTGCTGTCTGAGTACTCCAGGTGTAtccag CGATGCAGTAATGCTGGAGGTGGCCAGTCAGGGGCGCTGTTATTCTCTGTGGTTGGAGGAAAGATGAGTGAAGGGATTAACTTCTCAGATGATCTGGGCAG atgtATAGTGATGGTCGGAATGCCGTATCCCAACATCAAATCACCTGAACTTCTTGAGAAAATGGCATATTTAGATAAGCACATG CCGCATTTGGGTGGCAGAAGTCCAGGGAAGGATTTAattgaaaatctgtgcatgaagGCTGTCAACCAGTCAATAG
- the ddx11 gene encoding ATP-dependent DNA helicase DDX11 isoform X3, translated as MQFSKQDTGSEEGPDGDEDDGLIVADYESDEDATTPKNRLCDDDSDDDDLEEEHVTKIYYCSRTHSQLAQFVHEVQKSPYRDTVSLVNLGSRQNLCINPEVTRLGTVQLINDRCMELQKNKHDKQSKVDTEPKRRRSAGKATCDFAGYEKMMTMRDEVLASVRDIEQLVQHGRDTHTCPYYSTRLAIPAAQMVVLPYQSLLHAATRKASGIKLKDQIVIIDEAHNLADTITALHSAEVNGSQLCRAHSQLSQYCERYRSRLKAKNLMYIKQILFVLEGLVRTLGGKAGMNPVAQSTQPGTELLTINDFLFRAQIDNINLFKVQRYFEKSLISRKLFGFSEKYEGSGVSTHTSFMNKENRRTEGLGRFLQGLQSKATDPVIHQGSVEDRPVMASPLMLVESFLFALSNANKDGRVVMEKQACLAQSSVKFLMLNAAVHFAQVLQECRAVIIAGGTMQPVSDFKEQLLLSAGVPNERIAQFSCGHVIPPENILPIILCTGPSGKELEFTFQTRDTPQMMEETGRVLSNLCNVVPGGVVCFFPSYEYERRILGHWESNGVLQRLAAKKKIFQEPKKASQVEQVLSEYSRCIQRCSNAGGGQSGALLFSVVGGKMSEGINFSDDLGRCIVMVGMPYPNIKSPELLEKMAYLDKHMPHLGGRSPGKDLIENLCMKAVNQSIGRAIRHRGDYACIVLCDRRYARTGTLQKLPEWIRSSTHTHSTFGPAFASIRKFFLEKRQTQH; from the exons ATGCAGTTCAGTAAGCAGGACACAGGATCAGAAGAAGGACCAGACGGAGACGAAGACGACGGGCTCATAGTTGCGGATTATGAAAGCGACGAAGACGCCACCACACCCAaaaacag GCTCTGTGATGATGACAGCGATGACGACGATCTGGAAGAGGAACACGTCACTAAG ATTTATTACTGCAGCCGTACACACTCACAGCTCGCCCAGTTCGTTCACGAAGTGCAGAAGAGTCCGTACAGAGACACGGTCAGCTTGGTTAATCTTGGGTCTAGACAG AATCTGTGCATTAATCCAGAGGTGACACGACTGGGAACCGTTCAGTTGATCAACGATCGCTGTATGGAgctccaaaaaaataaacatg ATAAGCAAAGCAAGGTGGACACGGAGCCTAAACGCCGCCGCAGTGCCGGCAAAGCGACCTGTGACTTTGCGGGTTATGAGAAGATGATGACGATGCGAGACGAGGTCTTGGCAAGTGTCAGAGACATCGAGCAGCTCGTGCAGCACggacgagacacacacacctgtccttATTACAGCACACGGCTGGCTATTCCTGCAGCCcag ATGGTGGTGTTACCGTATCAGTCGCTCCTTCATGCCGCGACTCGCAAGGCCTCCGGTATTAAACTGAAGGATCAGATCGTCATTATCGACGAGGCTCACAACCTCGCAGACACGATCACGGCACTGCACAGCGCTGAGGTCAATGGCTCACAG CTGTGCAGGGCTCACTCACAGCTCTCTCAGTACTGCGAGCGATACAG GAGCCGCCTGAAGGCCAAGAATCTGATGTATATCAAGCAAATCCTGTTTGTGCTGGAGGGGCTGGTGCGCACACTTGGAG GGAAGGCGGGCATGAATCCTGTGGCTCAGAGCACTCAGCCtg GAACCGAACTGTTAACCATTAATGACTTCCTGTTCAGAGCGCAGATCGACAACATCAACCTGTTCAAG GTGCAGAGATATTTTGAGAAGAGTCTGATCAGCAGAAAG ttgtttgGATTTTCTGAGAAGTATGAAGGGAGCGgtgtaagcacacacacaagctttatGAATAAGGAGAATCGCAGAACTGAAGGACTTGGCCGCTTCTTACAGGGCCTTCAGAGCAAAGCTACAG atCCAGTCATCCATCAGGGTTCAGTAGAAGACAGACCAGTTATGGCATCTCCTTTGATGCTTGTGGAAAGTTTCCTTTTCGCTCTCTCCAACGCCAACAAAGACGGAAGGGTGGTGATGGAAAAACAAG CGTGCCTGGCTCAGAGTAGTGTAAAGTTTCTTATGCTGAATGCAGCAGTGCATTTTGCACAAGTTCTTCAAGAATGCAGGGCCGTTATAATCGCTGGGGGAACCATGCAGCCT GTCTCAGACTTTAAGGAGCAGCTTCTCCTGTCAGCTGGAGTTCCTAATGAGCGCATTGCACAGTTTTCATGTG GTCATGTAATCCCTCCAGAGAATATTCTACCCATAATCCTCTGCACTGGACCTTCTGGAAAGGAGCTGGAGTTTACCTTCCAGACCAGAGATACACCACAGATG ATGGAGGAGACGGGCCGCGTTCTGTCCAACCTGTGCAATGTGGTTCCAGGAGGCGTGGTCTGTTTCTTCCCATCCTATGAGTATGAGAGGAGAATTCTGGGACACTGGGAGAGTAACGGAGTCCTGCAGCGACTTGCAGCCAAGAAGAAG attttcCAGGAACCAAAGAAAGCCAGTCAGGTGGAGCAGGTGCTGTCTGAGTACTCCAGGTGTAtccag CGATGCAGTAATGCTGGAGGTGGCCAGTCAGGGGCGCTGTTATTCTCTGTGGTTGGAGGAAAGATGAGTGAAGGGATTAACTTCTCAGATGATCTGGGCAG atgtATAGTGATGGTCGGAATGCCGTATCCCAACATCAAATCACCTGAACTTCTTGAGAAAATGGCATATTTAGATAAGCACATG CCGCATTTGGGTGGCAGAAGTCCAGGGAAGGATTTAattgaaaatctgtgcatgaagGCTGTCAACCAGTCAATAG